In the Arthrobacter sp. 31Y genome, one interval contains:
- the rplO gene encoding 50S ribosomal protein L15 produces the protein MAENKTAEETAEKQHALKVHHLRPAPGAKTAKTRVGRGEGSKGKTAGRGTKGTKARYQVKAGFAGGQLPLHMRLPKLRGFKNPFRVEFQVVNLEKLNELFPEGGAVTVESLVEKGAVRKNQPVKVLGTGDITVKVDVTVHAFSSSAAEKIAAAGGSTTAL, from the coding sequence ATGGCAGAGAACAAGACCGCCGAAGAGACTGCTGAGAAGCAGCACGCTCTGAAGGTCCACCACCTGCGCCCCGCCCCGGGTGCCAAGACCGCCAAGACCCGTGTTGGTCGTGGTGAAGGCTCCAAGGGTAAGACCGCTGGTCGTGGTACCAAGGGTACGAAGGCTCGTTACCAGGTAAAGGCTGGCTTTGCCGGCGGCCAGCTGCCGCTGCACATGCGCCTGCCGAAGCTGCGCGGCTTCAAGAACCCGTTCCGGGTTGAGTTCCAGGTTGTAAACCTGGAGAAGCTCAACGAGCTGTTCCCGGAAGGTGGCGCTGTCACCGTGGAGTCCTTGGTTGAGAAGGGTGCCGTTCGCAAGAACCAGCCCGTGAAGGTGCTGGGCACCGGCGACATCACCGTCAAGGTTGACGTCACGGTCCACGCATTCTCTTCCAGCGCTGCGGAAAAGATTGCTGCAGCAGGCGGAAGCACCACTGCTCTCTAA
- the rpmD gene encoding 50S ribosomal protein L30 — MAKNLTPSDAKLEITQIKGVIGAKQNQKATLRSLGLKRIGHTVVRNADAVTVGMLNTVPHLVNVEEAK; from the coding sequence ATGGCTAAGAACCTGACTCCCTCCGACGCCAAGTTGGAGATCACCCAGATCAAGGGCGTCATTGGCGCCAAGCAGAACCAGAAGGCTACCCTTCGGTCCCTCGGCCTCAAGCGCATCGGACACACTGTTGTCCGCAACGCTGACGCCGTGACCGTTGGCATGCTGAACACGGTTCCGCACCTCGTGAATGTAGAGGAGGCGAAGTAA
- the rpsE gene encoding 30S ribosomal protein S5: MTEAVAAEATETAPATDDRRGGRRGERGDRGQGRGDRGGRGGRDGGREAEKSQFVERVVTINRVAKVVKGGRRFSFTALVVVGDGNGMVGVGYGKAKEVPAAIAKGVEEAKKSFFRVPRVGSTIPHRVQGEAAAGVVLLRPASAGTGVIAGGPVRAVLECVGIHDILSKSLGSSNAINIVHATVAALKQLEEPASVAARRGLPLDEVAPAALVRALQNQKAGV; encoded by the coding sequence GTGACTGAAGCTGTAGCTGCTGAAGCAACTGAGACCGCACCCGCTACCGATGACCGCCGCGGCGGACGTCGTGGCGAGCGCGGCGACCGTGGCCAAGGCCGCGGCGACCGTGGTGGCCGTGGTGGCCGCGACGGCGGTCGTGAGGCTGAGAAGAGCCAGTTCGTAGAGCGCGTTGTCACCATCAACCGCGTTGCCAAGGTCGTCAAGGGTGGTCGTCGCTTCAGCTTCACCGCTCTCGTCGTCGTCGGTGACGGCAACGGTATGGTCGGCGTTGGCTACGGCAAGGCCAAGGAAGTTCCCGCGGCTATCGCAAAGGGCGTTGAAGAGGCCAAGAAGTCCTTCTTCCGCGTTCCCCGCGTTGGCAGCACCATCCCGCACCGTGTGCAGGGTGAGGCCGCTGCAGGTGTAGTCCTGCTGCGTCCGGCTTCCGCCGGTACCGGTGTTATCGCTGGTGGTCCGGTCCGCGCGGTATTGGAGTGCGTGGGTATCCACGACATCCTCTCCAAGTCGCTCGGTTCCTCAAACGCGATCAACATCGTTCACGCGACTGTTGCCGCTCTGAAGCAGCTCGAAGAGCCCGCTTCCGTGGCTGCCCGCCGTGGCCTGCCGCTGGACGAGGTTGCTCCTGCTGCTCTGGTGCGCGCGCTCCAGAACCAGAAGGCAGGTGTTTAG
- the rplR gene encoding 50S ribosomal protein L18, giving the protein MAIAINKKRTNKSKSAARSRRQLRIRKRITGTAVRPRMVVNRSARHMFVQVVDDSKGVTVAFASTLEADLRAFDGDKTAKAKRVGELVAERAKAAGVEAVVFDRGGNKYHGRIAAVADGAREGGLAL; this is encoded by the coding sequence ATGGCCATCGCAATTAACAAGAAGCGTACGAACAAGAGCAAGTCGGCTGCACGCAGCCGTCGCCAGCTTCGTATCCGCAAGCGCATCACAGGTACGGCTGTACGTCCTCGTATGGTTGTTAACCGCTCTGCACGTCACATGTTCGTCCAGGTTGTCGATGACAGCAAGGGTGTAACCGTGGCATTCGCTTCCACTTTGGAAGCGGACCTTCGTGCATTCGACGGTGACAAGACTGCCAAGGCCAAGCGCGTTGGCGAGCTCGTTGCCGAGCGTGCCAAGGCTGCAGGCGTCGAAGCTGTTGTCTTCGACCGTGGCGGTAACAAGTACCACGGCCGTATCGCCGCCGTCGCTGACGGTGCTCGCGAAGGTGGGCTGGCACTGTGA
- the rplF gene encoding 50S ribosomal protein L6 yields the protein MSRIGRLPITVPAGVEVKLDGSVISVKGAKGELSHTVASPIEVTQEENTLTVTRPNDERNSRSLHGLTRTLIANMIQGVTEGYEKKLEIVGTGYRVQAKGSDLEFALGYSHPVNVSAPEGITFVVEGPTKLSVAGINKQQVGEVAANIRKLRKPDPYKGKGVRYAGEVIRRKVGKAGK from the coding sequence ATGTCACGTATTGGACGTCTCCCCATCACCGTTCCTGCCGGAGTTGAGGTCAAGCTCGATGGCTCCGTCATCAGCGTCAAAGGTGCCAAAGGCGAGCTGAGCCACACTGTGGCCAGCCCGATCGAGGTTACCCAGGAAGAGAACACTCTCACGGTCACCCGCCCGAACGACGAGCGCAACTCGCGTTCGCTGCACGGCCTGACCCGCACCCTGATCGCCAACATGATCCAGGGCGTTACCGAGGGCTACGAGAAGAAGCTTGAAATCGTTGGTACTGGTTACCGCGTTCAGGCCAAGGGTTCTGACCTGGAGTTCGCTCTGGGCTACAGCCACCCGGTTAACGTCTCTGCACCCGAAGGCATCACCTTCGTAGTAGAGGGTCCGACCAAGCTCTCTGTTGCGGGTATCAACAAGCAGCAGGTCGGCGAGGTTGCTGCCAACATTCGCAAGCTGCGCAAGCCTGACCCCTACAAGGGCAAGGGTGTCCGTTACGCCGGCGAAGTCATCCGCCGCAAGGTCGGAAAGGCTGGTAAGTAA
- the rpsH gene encoding 30S ribosomal protein S8, which yields MTMTDPVADMLTRLRNANSAYHDTVSMPYSKLKARVADILKAEGYIAGWKEEDAEVGKKLTLDLKFGPNRERSIAGVRRISKPGLRVYAKSTNLPHVLGGLGIAILSTSSGLLTDKQAGKKGVGGEVLAYVW from the coding sequence ATGACTATGACAGATCCTGTCGCAGACATGCTCACGCGTCTGCGCAATGCAAACTCGGCATACCACGACACCGTGTCCATGCCGTACAGCAAACTGAAGGCACGCGTTGCTGACATCCTGAAGGCAGAAGGCTACATTGCCGGCTGGAAGGAAGAAGACGCCGAGGTTGGCAAGAAGCTGACCCTCGACCTGAAGTTCGGTCCGAACCGCGAGCGTTCCATCGCTGGCGTCCGCCGCATCTCCAAGCCGGGCCTCCGCGTTTACGCGAAGTCCACCAACCTGCCGCACGTGCTGGGTGGCCTGGGTATCGCAATCCTGTCCACCTCTTCCGGCCTCCTGACTGACAAGCAGGCCGGCAAGAAGGGCGTGGGCGGCGAAGTCCTCGCGTACGTCTGGTAA
- the rplE gene encoding 50S ribosomal protein L5, whose product MTETLETPVKIVPRLKTKYAETIKKSLQDEFSYANVNQVPRLVKVVVNMGVGDAAKDSKLIDGAVRDLTLITGQKPQVTKARKSIAQFKLREGMPIGAHATLRGDRMWEFVDRLVSLALPRIRDFRGLNGKQFDGNGNYTFGLTEQVMFHEIDQDSIDRVRGMDITVVTTAKTDDEGRALLKALGFPFKTEN is encoded by the coding sequence ATGACTGAGACTCTCGAGACTCCGGTAAAGATTGTTCCGCGTCTGAAGACGAAGTATGCAGAGACCATCAAGAAGTCCCTGCAGGACGAATTCAGCTACGCGAACGTCAACCAGGTTCCCCGCCTGGTGAAGGTTGTAGTGAACATGGGTGTTGGAGATGCCGCCAAGGACTCCAAGCTGATCGACGGCGCTGTCCGCGACCTCACCCTGATCACCGGCCAGAAGCCGCAGGTAACCAAGGCCCGCAAGTCCATTGCACAGTTCAAGCTGCGCGAAGGCATGCCCATCGGCGCACACGCAACTCTGCGTGGAGACCGCATGTGGGAATTCGTGGACCGTCTGGTTTCGCTGGCCCTGCCGCGTATCCGCGACTTCCGCGGCCTCAACGGCAAGCAGTTTGATGGCAACGGCAACTACACCTTCGGTCTGACCGAGCAGGTTATGTTCCACGAAATCGATCAGGATTCCATCGACCGCGTTCGCGGTATGGACATCACGGTCGTCACCACCGCCAAGACCGATGACGAAGGCCGCGCGCTGCTCAAGGCGCTTGGCTTCCCGTTCAAGACCGAAAACTAA
- the rplX gene encoding 50S ribosomal protein L24, whose translation MAKKIKKGDLVQVITGAKQERGGDRGKQGKVLRVFTDTNRVLVEGINRVTKHSKVGQSQRGTKTGGIEVVEAPIHVSNVALVDPSTKKPTRVGFRLDTVEKDGATKTVRIRVSKATGKDI comes from the coding sequence ATGGCTAAGAAAATCAAGAAGGGTGACCTCGTTCAGGTCATCACCGGCGCCAAGCAGGAACGTGGCGGCGACCGCGGCAAGCAGGGCAAGGTCCTGCGCGTATTCACCGACACCAACCGCGTGCTGGTAGAGGGAATCAACCGCGTCACCAAGCACAGCAAGGTCGGTCAGTCGCAGCGCGGCACCAAGACCGGTGGCATCGAGGTTGTTGAAGCCCCGATTCACGTATCCAACGTTGCTTTGGTTGACCCGTCCACCAAGAAGCCGACCCGTGTTGGTTTCCGTCTCGACACCGTTGAGAAGGATGGCGCTACCAAGACCGTCCGTATCCGCGTGTCCAAGGCCACCGGGAAGGACATCTAA
- the rplN gene encoding 50S ribosomal protein L14 has protein sequence MIQQESRLKIADNTGAKEILTIRVLGGSGRRYAGIGDVIVATVKDAIPGGNVKKGDVVKAVIVRTKKERRRADGSYIKFDENAAVILKNDGDPRGTRIFGPVGRELRDKKFMKIVSLAPEVL, from the coding sequence TTGATTCAGCAGGAGTCGCGACTCAAGATCGCCGACAACACGGGTGCTAAGGAAATCCTTACCATTCGCGTTCTCGGTGGATCTGGTCGTCGCTACGCAGGCATTGGCGACGTGATCGTCGCTACCGTCAAGGACGCTATTCCCGGCGGTAACGTAAAGAAGGGCGACGTCGTTAAGGCGGTCATCGTCCGTACCAAGAAGGAACGCCGCCGTGCGGATGGTTCCTATATCAAGTTTGACGAAAACGCAGCTGTGATCTTGAAGAACGACGGTGACCCCCGCGGTACCCGTATCTTCGGCCCGGTTGGTCGTGAACTTCGCGACAAGAAGTTCATGAAGATCGTTTCGCTGGCCCCGGAGGTGCTTTAG
- the rpsQ gene encoding 30S ribosomal protein S17 produces MSEKETVTEAAASAEQRGYRKTRRGYVVSDKMEKTIVVQVEDRVKHALYGKVIRRTSKIKAHDEENTAGIGDLVLISETRPLSATKRWRLVEILEKAK; encoded by the coding sequence GTGAGCGAGAAGGAAACTGTGACGGAAGCAGCAGCCAGCGCCGAACAGCGCGGTTACCGTAAGACGCGTCGCGGCTACGTTGTCTCTGACAAGATGGAAAAGACCATCGTTGTTCAGGTTGAAGACCGCGTGAAGCACGCTCTGTACGGCAAGGTTATTCGCCGCACCTCGAAGATCAAGGCTCACGACGAAGAGAACACCGCCGGCATCGGCGATCTCGTTCTCATCTCTGAGACCCGCCCGCTTTCCGCTACCAAGCGGTGGCGTCTGGTGGAGATCCTCGAAAAGGCTAAGTAA
- the rpmC gene encoding 50S ribosomal protein L29: MAVGSKDLAPAQLDGFDNERLVEELRKSKEELFNLRFQSATGQLENHGRLRAVKKDIARIYTVLRERELGIRAEVAAPVVEAKEEKKSKKATKAEKAEVEAGEDAK; the protein is encoded by the coding sequence ATGGCAGTAGGGTCGAAGGATCTCGCACCCGCACAGCTGGACGGTTTCGACAACGAGCGTCTCGTTGAAGAACTCCGCAAGTCCAAGGAAGAGCTGTTCAACCTGCGTTTCCAGTCCGCCACCGGACAGCTGGAGAACCACGGTCGCCTGCGCGCGGTAAAGAAGGACATCGCACGCATCTACACCGTTCTCCGTGAGCGCGAGCTGGGCATTCGTGCCGAGGTTGCCGCACCGGTTGTGGAAGCCAAGGAAGAAAAGAAGTCCAAAAAGGCTACCAAGGCTGAAAAGGCCGAGGTTGAAGCTGGAGAGGACGCCAAGTGA
- the rplP gene encoding 50S ribosomal protein L16, producing MLIPRRVKHRKQHHPGRSGAATGGTKVSFGEYGIQALSPAYVTNRQIESARIAMTRHIKRGGKVWINIYPDRPLTKKPAETRMGSGKGSPEWWVANVKPGRVLFELSGVNEEVAREALRLAIHKLPLKARIVRREGGE from the coding sequence ATGCTTATCCCACGTCGAGTCAAGCACCGTAAGCAGCACCACCCGGGTCGTTCCGGCGCTGCAACGGGCGGCACTAAGGTCAGCTTCGGTGAGTACGGTATCCAGGCTCTCAGCCCGGCATACGTAACCAACCGTCAGATCGAGTCTGCTCGTATCGCGATGACCCGCCACATCAAGCGTGGCGGTAAGGTCTGGATCAACATCTACCCGGACCGTCCGCTGACGAAGAAGCCTGCCGAAACCCGCATGGGTTCCGGTAAGGGTTCTCCGGAATGGTGGGTCGCAAACGTCAAGCCGGGCCGGGTTCTCTTCGAACTCTCCGGTGTCAATGAAGAGGTAGCTCGCGAGGCCCTGCGCCTGGCAATCCACAAGCTCCCGTTGAAGGCACGCATTGTGCGTCGCGAAGGTGGTGAATAG
- the rpsC gene encoding 30S ribosomal protein S3, translating into MGQKVNPHGFRLGITTDHVSHWFADSTKPGQRYKDFVREDIKIRQLMSTGMERAGIAKVEIERTRDRVRVDIHTARPGIVIGRRGAEADRIRGELEKLTGKQVQLNILEVKNPEMEAQLVAQGIAEQLTSRVAFRRAMKKAMQSAQRAGAKGIRVACSGRLGGAEMSRSEFYREGRVPLHTLRANIDYGFYEAKTTFGRIGVKVWIYKGDVTAKELAQQAAAAPSRGRAGDRPGRPGGDRRRRNDRPAAEAAPAAVEAPAAEAAAPAAEGGQA; encoded by the coding sequence GTGGGACAGAAAGTTAACCCGCACGGGTTCCGACTCGGCATCACCACCGACCACGTTTCGCACTGGTTCGCTGACAGCACCAAGCCCGGACAGCGCTACAAGGATTTCGTCCGCGAGGACATCAAGATCCGTCAGCTCATGTCCACCGGCATGGAGCGCGCCGGCATCGCCAAGGTCGAAATCGAGCGCACCCGTGACCGTGTCCGCGTGGATATCCACACGGCACGCCCGGGTATCGTTATCGGCCGCCGCGGCGCAGAAGCAGACCGCATCCGCGGCGAGCTCGAAAAGCTCACCGGCAAGCAGGTTCAGCTGAACATCCTCGAGGTCAAGAACCCCGAGATGGAAGCACAGCTTGTTGCCCAGGGCATTGCTGAGCAGCTGACTTCCCGCGTGGCTTTCCGCCGTGCGATGAAGAAGGCCATGCAGTCCGCACAGCGTGCGGGTGCCAAGGGTATCCGTGTTGCTTGCTCCGGTCGTCTGGGTGGCGCAGAAATGTCCCGCTCGGAGTTCTACCGCGAAGGCCGTGTGCCCCTGCACACCCTCCGCGCGAACATCGACTACGGCTTCTACGAAGCCAAGACCACCTTCGGCCGTATCGGCGTAAAGGTTTGGATCTACAAGGGTGACGTAACTGCCAAGGAACTGGCTCAGCAGGCAGCTGCTGCTCCGTCCCGTGGCCGTGCAGGAGACCGTCCGGGCCGCCCGGGTGGCGACCGCCGTCGTCGTAACGACCGTCCGGCAGCTGAGGCAGCACCCGCTGCCGTTGAAGCACCGGCCGCTGAAGCTGCTGCTCCGGCAGCAGAAGGAGGACAGGCTTAA
- the rplV gene encoding 50S ribosomal protein L22, whose protein sequence is MEAKAIARHIRVTPMKARRVVNLVRGKQANEALAILKFAPQAASEPVFKVLQSAMANARVLADRDGVAFDDSDLFITEAFVDEGPTMKRFQPRAQGRAYRIRKRTSHITLVVATPEKEEAR, encoded by the coding sequence ATGGAAGCCAAGGCTATTGCGCGTCACATCCGCGTAACGCCTATGAAGGCCCGGCGCGTCGTCAACCTTGTTCGTGGTAAGCAAGCGAATGAGGCTCTGGCAATTCTGAAGTTTGCCCCCCAGGCAGCTTCGGAGCCGGTATTCAAGGTACTTCAGTCGGCAATGGCCAACGCACGTGTCCTCGCGGACCGTGACGGCGTTGCATTCGACGACAGCGACCTCTTCATCACCGAAGCATTTGTTGATGAAGGCCCGACCATGAAGCGGTTCCAGCCGCGTGCCCAGGGCCGCGCCTACCGTATTAGGAAGCGGACCAGTCACATCACGTTGGTTGTCGCAACCCCGGAGAAAGAGGAGGCTCGCTAA
- the rpsS gene encoding 30S ribosomal protein S19, which produces MPRSLKKGPFVDQHLFVKVARENDKGTKNVIKTWSRRSMIIPDMLGHTIAVHDGRKHIPVFVTESMVGHKLGEFAPTRTFRGHVKDDRKGKRR; this is translated from the coding sequence ATGCCACGCAGCCTGAAAAAAGGTCCTTTCGTTGACCAGCACCTCTTTGTGAAGGTCGCACGGGAAAACGATAAGGGCACCAAGAACGTCATCAAGACCTGGTCCCGCCGTTCGATGATCATCCCCGACATGCTCGGGCACACGATCGCCGTACACGACGGACGCAAGCACATCCCGGTGTTTGTCACTGAGTCGATGGTCGGGCACAAGCTCGGCGAATTCGCTCCCACGCGGACATTCCGCGGCCATGTTAAGGACGACCGTAAGGGCAAGCGCCGCTAG
- the rplB gene encoding 50S ribosomal protein L2, with translation MGIRKYKPTTPGRRGSSVADFAEITRSTPEKSLLRPLHKTGGRNNSGKITTRHKGGGHKRQYRLIDFRRHDKDGINARVAEIEYDPNRTARIALLHYVDGTKRYIIAPNKLSQGDFVEAGPDADIKPGNNLPLRNIPVGTVIHAVELRPGGGAKMARSAGASVQLVAKEGRFAQLRLPSGEIRNVDVRCRATVGEVGNAEQSNINWGKAGRMRWKGVRPTVRGVAMNPVDHPHGGGEGKTSGGRHPVNPNGKPEGRTRRPNKESDKLIVRRRRTGKNKR, from the coding sequence ATGGGAATCCGTAAATACAAGCCGACTACCCCGGGCCGTCGTGGCTCGAGCGTAGCCGACTTCGCTGAAATCACGCGATCGACTCCGGAAAAGTCGTTGCTTCGTCCGCTGCACAAAACAGGCGGCCGTAACAACTCCGGTAAGATCACCACCCGTCACAAGGGTGGTGGGCACAAGCGCCAGTACCGTCTGATCGACTTCCGTCGTCACGACAAAGATGGCATCAACGCCCGCGTTGCCGAAATTGAGTACGATCCGAACCGCACGGCTCGCATCGCCCTCCTGCACTACGTTGATGGCACCAAGCGTTACATCATCGCTCCTAACAAGCTGTCCCAGGGTGACTTCGTCGAGGCTGGTCCTGACGCTGACATCAAGCCGGGCAACAACCTGCCGCTGCGCAACATCCCGGTTGGTACCGTAATCCACGCAGTTGAACTGCGTCCGGGTGGCGGCGCCAAGATGGCACGTTCCGCAGGTGCTTCGGTACAGCTCGTTGCCAAGGAAGGCCGCTTCGCTCAGCTGCGTCTGCCCTCCGGCGAAATCCGCAACGTTGACGTGCGCTGCCGCGCAACCGTCGGCGAGGTCGGCAACGCCGAGCAGTCGAACATCAACTGGGGCAAGGCCGGCCGTATGCGCTGGAAGGGCGTTCGCCCGACTGTCCGTGGTGTAGCCATGAACCCGGTTGACCACCCGCACGGTGGTGGTGAAGGTAAGACTTCCGGTGGACGTCACCCGGTTAACCCGAACGGCAAGCCCGAGGGCCGTACCCGCCGTCCGAACAAAGAGAGCGACAAGCTTATTGTTCGTCGCCGCCGTACTGGCAAGAACAAGCGATAG
- the rplW gene encoding 50S ribosomal protein L23, with the protein MSVTTIKDPRDVVLAPVVSEKSYGLIDEGKYTFLVDPRSNKTEIKLAVEKIFSVKVDSINTINRAGKRKRTKFGWGTRKSTKRAIVTLKEGTIDIFGGPLA; encoded by the coding sequence GTGAGCGTAACCACCATCAAGGACCCGCGCGACGTCGTGCTTGCACCCGTCGTATCGGAAAAGAGCTACGGTCTGATCGACGAAGGCAAGTACACCTTCCTGGTGGACCCTCGCTCGAACAAGACCGAGATCAAATTGGCCGTTGAGAAGATCTTCTCGGTCAAGGTTGACTCGATCAACACCATCAACCGTGCCGGTAAGCGCAAGCGCACCAAATTCGGCTGGGGAACGCGCAAGAGCACCAAGCGTGCAATTGTCACCCTCAAAGAAGGCACAATCGACATCTTCGGCGGTCCGCTCGCGTAG
- the rplD gene encoding 50S ribosomal protein L4: MTSTVKVDLPAEIFDVQTNVPLLHQVVVAQLAAARQGTHKTKTRAEVSGAGRKPFKQKGTGRARQGSIRAPHMTGGGVVHGPTPRDYSQRTPKKMKAAALRGALSDRARNGRIHVIAELVAGTKPSAKEALASLRAVSERKNLLVVIERANDVAALSVRNLEGFHVLYADQLNTYDVLISDDVVFTKAAFEAFIADKAKNEEASK; this comes from the coding sequence ATGACTAGCACTGTCAAGGTAGACCTGCCCGCAGAGATCTTCGACGTCCAGACCAACGTGCCGCTGCTGCACCAGGTCGTCGTCGCACAGCTCGCTGCTGCACGCCAGGGTACCCACAAGACGAAGACCCGCGCCGAGGTTTCCGGTGCAGGTCGCAAGCCGTTCAAGCAGAAGGGCACCGGCCGCGCCCGTCAGGGTTCAATCCGTGCTCCTCACATGACCGGCGGTGGCGTTGTCCACGGTCCGACCCCTCGTGACTACAGCCAGCGCACCCCCAAGAAGATGAAGGCTGCTGCACTCCGTGGCGCCCTGTCTGACCGCGCCCGTAACGGCCGCATCCACGTCATCGCTGAACTGGTAGCCGGCACCAAGCCGTCCGCCAAGGAAGCACTGGCGTCGCTGCGCGCAGTCTCCGAGCGCAAGAACCTGCTCGTCGTAATCGAGCGCGCCAATGATGTTGCTGCACTCTCCGTGCGCAACCTCGAAGGTTTTCACGTTCTGTACGCAGACCAGTTGAACACCTACGACGTACTCATCTCCGACGACGTGGTCTTCACCAAGGCTGCTTTCGAGGCGTTCATCGCTGACAAGGCCAAGAACGAGGAGGCCTCCAAGTGA
- the rplC gene encoding 50S ribosomal protein L3 — MTATRNVKGLLGTKLGMTQVWDENNKLIPVTVVQADSNVITQLRNAEVDGYVAVQIGYGQIDPRKVTKPLAGHFEKAGVTPRRHVVELRTADAASYELGQELSVEIFEAGQKIDVVGTSKGKGFAGVMKRHGFHGVGASHGAHKNHRKPGSIGGASTPSRVFKGLKMAGRMGAERHTTLNLTVHAIDAEKSLLLIKGAVPGARGQVVLVRTAVKGA; from the coding sequence ATGACCGCAACCCGTAACGTAAAGGGCCTGCTGGGCACGAAGCTCGGCATGACCCAGGTCTGGGACGAGAACAACAAGCTCATCCCGGTAACTGTTGTCCAGGCTGACTCCAACGTCATCACCCAGCTGCGTAACGCAGAGGTGGATGGCTACGTCGCCGTACAGATCGGCTACGGCCAGATCGACCCCCGCAAGGTCACCAAGCCGCTGGCTGGTCACTTTGAAAAGGCTGGCGTAACTCCTCGCCGCCACGTCGTCGAACTGCGTACCGCAGACGCCGCATCCTACGAGCTGGGCCAGGAGCTCTCTGTTGAGATCTTCGAAGCCGGCCAGAAGATCGACGTCGTCGGCACCTCCAAGGGTAAGGGCTTTGCCGGTGTTATGAAGCGTCACGGCTTCCACGGCGTTGGCGCTTCCCACGGTGCCCACAAGAACCACCGTAAGCCTGGCTCCATCGGTGGCGCATCCACCCCGAGCCGCGTCTTCAAGGGCCTGAAAATGGCCGGCCGCATGGGCGCCGAGCGTCACACCACGCTGAACCTCACGGTTCACGCCATTGACGCTGAGAAGTCGCTGCTCCTTATCAAGGGTGCCGTCCCCGGTGCCCGCGGCCAGGTCGTACTCGTACGCACCGCCGTGAAGGGAGCCTAG
- the rpsJ gene encoding 30S ribosomal protein S10 — translation MAGQKIRIRLKSYDHEVIDVSARKIVETVTRAGATVVGPVPLPTEKNVYCVIRSPHKYKDSREHFEMRTHKRLIDIIDPTPKAVDSLMRLDLPADVNIEIKL, via the coding sequence ATGGCGGGACAAAAAATCCGCATCCGGCTGAAGTCATATGACCACGAGGTCATTGATGTTTCAGCGCGGAAGATCGTTGAGACGGTCACGCGCGCAGGCGCAACGGTAGTCGGCCCGGTGCCCCTGCCGACGGAGAAGAACGTTTACTGCGTTATTCGCTCTCCTCACAAGTACAAGGACAGCCGTGAGCACTTCGAAATGCGTACTCACAAGCGTCTGATCGACATCATCGACCCCACGCCGAAGGCAGTTGACTCGCTTATGCGCCTCGACCTGCCCGCTGACGTGAACATCGAAATCAAGCTCTAG